From one Plasmodium malariae genome assembly, chromosome: 12 genomic stretch:
- the PmUG01_12036400 gene encoding proteasome subunit beta type-7, putative — translation MKLEYINVLKEENGGYNFENLRRNEILKEKGITFPQFRKTGTTICGLICQNAVILGADTRATEGPIVADKNCSKLHFISKNIYCAGAGVAGDLEHTTLWLQHNVELHRLNTNSQPRVAMCVSRLTQELFKYQGYKVCAIVLGGVDVTGPQLYGIHPHGSSCLLPFTALGSGSLSAMAVLEAKYRDNMTIDEGKELVCEAICAGIFNDLGSGGNVDICIITKDGSQHLRSYKQPNVRLYHLPHPTIYPKGTTPVLCEKIENIKKYITVEDS, via the coding sequence ATGAAACtggaatatataaatgttctaaaagaagaaaacggaggatataattttgaaaatctaagaagaaatgaaattttaaaagaaaaaggaataacATTTCCCCAGTTTCGTAAAACAGGAACAACTATATGTGGACTTATTTGTCAAAATGCAGTTATTTTGGGAGCTGATACAAGAGCAACAGAAGGACCGATAGTTGCTGATAAAAATTGTAgtaaattacattttataagtaaaaatatctACTGCGCAGGTGCAGGTGTAGCTGGTGATTTAGAACATACTACTTTATGGTTACAACATAATGTTGAATTGCATCGTTTAAATACCAACTCACAACCAAGAGTAGCCATGTGTGTATCAAGGTTAACTcaagaattatttaaatatcaAGGATACAAAGTATGTGCAATAGTATTAGGTGGAGTTGATGTTACTGGACCACAATTATATGGTATACATCCTCACGGATCTTCATGTTTATTACCTTTTACTGCCTTAGGATCAGGATCTCTAAGTGCTATGGCTGTGTTAGAAGCAAAGTATAGGGATAATATGACCATAGATGAAGGAAAAGAACTTGTGTGTGAAGCTATATGTGCAGGTATATTTAATGATTTAGGTTCTGGTGGAAATGTagacatatgtataataacaAAAGATGGTTCGCAACATTTGAGATCATATAAGCAACCAAATGTTCGATTATATCATTTACCTCATCCAACCATTTACCCAAAAGGAACTACACCTGTTTTGTgtgaaaaaattgaaaatataaaaaaatacattactGTGGAAGACTCGTAG
- the PmUG01_12036500 gene encoding conserved Plasmodium protein, unknown function, whose product MLVLTENTLEKLNSINYSRGSKVPYKRNSPQLKVIANRITPYCKDTSKYKREIIKTRKFLKDSNNTKYRFLYARKNRVSSERNRKTKLFLIKKKRNAVCQLERFSKIKKNKNQVIAKRINYNVILKNSEHETNSFLLHLKGKKKIFPSRRRSKIDLLNVREITGDKRKGINRKHFYDLYKLNNISKLEPKTNHNIDSKDIICNKQFYNKKKKIGKLQYVDKIQQNVALDTTIVSNSKHTKAYVNRYRSKETVLNKYCKRKLTTNSLMDSIITLSNKLHKKIERRKEKEIEKDGEKEKTKQKKNNSEYEYEHQFEHEYYKNVLHYANKILHENCYSRCNFSSSINKNEIKKLKCKLKKYNDLPNYYFRKLFKNIEFKNKKNCKNVCNSRSNICCHHSDCNIHYSERSSTRRSVQSSFHNVSHSSLRCSDSFSLSKRINKENKCACDSIKEKEEFPTSSKNIYHKHYYSDNYFSVKRKRKKKKKKKKKKKKIHPSCKSFKNTHLSKQESYNLLVTKTGNKNIKFKPILGSQKVGRSCSKEQSFKKLEIINKKIKSKKKKFTKMEMVNRVSSPAHKGVDHVSYSCNSYNRNSSSSASSNGSCNNKRVRNAAYNMRYYDHCNIKSNCTNTYNKINCTDKNKNKNKRELCITNVLKDGTNIFDNDKSSHGIKKFGIIFVDCKKHISTKGEYINEKLKKSKIVGYNTRLGKFGNAQKFSNNNEVKFKQKNIADNKCSTLSEKIGKLDSLNVSEYTDNKSIVSHVANPSGISSVRSSSHHRSSSSSNTDIKNLSKSVIRNYHKCLMTNSNNNSDVKNEGKIEHNSEGNHDSCSNSSSRNEINTSPKDIFPNDTRNSSKNRNCNNTCMHIFNEYNFNINNVKRNDSYINISEENISNTEIINNSTNNNYIRSSIDNDNFSSAHNSFNSYLKDRNEENSIICSFNGLYNMCNNVSLYRISSQNSNDKTLNVHNTKNCFIRLTPLQKGIKIKSSGSDNIDSPKEEAEYREHKLVAHNKQIALTEQITYNKHNTEGNSELVIGSLSELKSLRSSTNSLSSSELLKTPILSNIENNKLYNFANIFSKDIKDFCLLKSKHKREKISKKTFIIEETGKRHSNDIKLVTHNSSRFHNLLLNRDIKMNKNEHDFLVDECLMKCLKESTSNFRTNEDYERYCNEDKILNPDYIPLESKKLGENFLKNQKDKFSFFSNQNRHYETSVSIAECGNSCFNNDNSIGNSNRNMNSKNNNSGNKGGYVLHNNPKTNYGNNMKINMYNNNKDCMNNITGNYNNSSSLYSNNYINSINSEYYLKKNNEHHHSNDIFIKYYEKYANKDSDQYEEKKLNYTDCYDFKNPSLINGLSREDSFGSDEDLKNDENDNHTDNGNDFENSNNGKNNDNNVQDNDNDIDQDKENNNGHNDDLDNDHDHDNDNEIGFLKDSLNSFDNLESTEKKYEEILRDFNGKIPLLHKVLKPLTVKNRSNNFDICLYLLQKHGGDLNNEENICILRDKEIVEHSAIYDAKKGCIKSNITNVTNIKLYHPKWYNKKKIIERLKEQSCYNPFTIFGSAPSLLDFDEVFDKDVYNKFVSRNSRKSHSLLRILAKQKVISNLNDKITDKEWPQVHAYLKKRWSKETNIELNWACDPLLYEELEWYLSTNNEYLNMTDKVADIEVCYCPTLDPSSYYAWNDSRVIYTNLCYNKSKEDMDPNNSIKEKYMVNKNSELKNNDKQVSFRKRASGCEHLMFQQNVMKQKKLSKRKKKLLKKKKKKMLKEKNKAFTNNNDNGSNAGGIYKESADGYENNGKNKYYPQMHNDDYTANDQYMNELKDDDKENNKSSYYPNIFLTKNKKSVYQSKNDYEEEDVIPIMTVNTSLYRNKLDNKYNCNNTAFDYIKNKDNTIKFFASPKKIKKKNSIKKSINNSDCFYFLNSSMINSDNIYNNNNFNRFDSKGSMDCNNSASIYNKSIFIADNVRNKEEVDSKKKMFISSTKGKNFDKISQNFCGDLEYNESKYNKDNIYEFKSSTSAYNINKKNNSNDFSNNRNNCNDGSTLDYVTRNNDNNITGNNNNNNNTFNMIIPSDTTEQFHMNKNKNNYVHNSNAKMDIFSNIKMDETLFYKSNENDSTRNNASGSSNNPYGDNSNNIKDHKDHRINIKNNNNNSNDTAKEFFGKSNFIDINFYDRGQMKFVSKDFNNLQSGEFCRNEFENNRNFQTMLTKPNFSEQNQDKEIYNMEELKEKYINVCKEQRKDGDNNNYHFFECSYEKYNDNNYGNDNNNSKMMVEYVHHNKNAEGYTQKENKKKKKNENITYEFEKNNEIIMKNMGGLIPDHNVLKLTQKNIDRKNVLEEKGKSNTSLYSKKKDTDVSLSTFNSKRLSNSNISVNENRKIRRYTKKMCQEDDNISFQQSEKSKGKNNKESVETPSSQTSETSMSSAFKMATSVFKKLF is encoded by the coding sequence ATGCTTGTTTTAACAGAAAACacattagaaaaattaaatagcaTAAACTATTCGAGAGGTAGCAAGGTACCATATAAAAGAAACAGCCCACAGTTAAAAGTAATTGCAAACAGAATTACTCCGTACTGCAAGGATACATCAAAATACAAAagggaaataataaaaacacgTAAGTTTTTAAAGGACAGTAATAACACAAAATATAGATTTTTATATGCAAGAAAAAATAGAGTTAGTTCAGAACGTAATAGGAAAACAAAactttttcttataaaaaagaaaaggaatgCAGTATGTCAATTAGAAagattttcaaaaattaaaaagaataaaaatcaAGTTATAgcaaaaagaataaattataatgttatcttaaaaaattctgaacatgaaacaaattcatttttattacatttaaaaggaaaaaaaaaaatatttcccAGTAGAAGGAGATCAAAAATAGACTTATTGAATGTTAGAGAAATCACAGGAGACAAACGGAAAGGTATAAACAGAAAACACTTTTATGatttatacaaattaaataatatttcaaaattagAACCAAAAACGAATCATAATATAGACAGTAaagatattatatgtaataagcagttttataataaaaaaaaaaaaataggcaAGTTGCAGTATGTTGATAAAATTCAACAAAATGTAGCACTTGATACGACTATTGTATCTAATAGTAAGCATACTAAAGCGTATGTAAATAGGTATAGGTCAAAGGAGACGGTTCTTAATAAATACTGTAAACGAAAATTAACCACTAATAGTTTAATGGATTCAATTATTACTCTATCGAATAAATTACACAAGAAAAtcgaaagaagaaaagaaaaagaaatagaaaaagatggagaaaaagaaaaaacaaaacaaaaaaaaaacaattctGAATATGAGTACGAACATCAGTTTGAacatgaatattataaaaatgtactgCACTATGCAAATAAAATACTGCATGAGAACTGCTATTCCCGGTGCAACTTCAGTTCCAGCATAAacaaaaacgaaataaaaaaattgaaatgcaaattgaaaaaatacaatGATCTACCAAACTACTATTTTAGAaaactatttaaaaatatagagttcaaaaataagaaaaattgtaaaaatgtatgtaattCTAGAAGTAATATATGTTGCCACCATAGCGACTGTAATATTCACTATAGTGAAAGGAGCAGTACTCGCCGTAGTGTGCAAAGTAGTTTTCATAATGTTTCTCATAGTAGCCTGCGTTGTAGCGATAGCTTTTCCTTGAGTAAACGTATCAACaaggaaaataaatgtgCTTGTGATTCCATtaaagaaaaggaagaatTTCCTACaagttcaaaaaatatatatcataagcATTATTATTCggataattatttttcagtaaaacgtaaaaggaaaaaaaaaaagaaaaagaaaaagaaaaagaagaaaattcaTCCATCTTGCAAATCTTTTAAGAATACACATTTAAGTAAACAAGAGAGTTATAATTTACTCGTAACAAAAACaggtaataaaaatattaaatttaaaccCATTTTAGGCAGTCAAAAAGTTGGCAGAAGTTGCTCTAAAGAAcaatcatttaaaaaattggaaattattaataaaaagataaaatcaaaaaaaaaaaaatttacaaaaatggaGATGGTGAACCGCGTGTCTTCCCCCGCACATAAGGGAGTAGATCATGTATCTTATAGTTGTAACAGTTACAATAGAAATAGTAGCAGTAGTGCTAGTAGCAATGGTAGTTGTAATAATAAGAGAGTGCGTAACGCAGCTTATAATATGCGTTATTACGATCACTGTAACATTAAAAGTAATTGTACTAATACgtacaataaaattaactgtactgataaaaataaaaataaaaataaaagagaattatgtataacaaatgttttaaaagatggtactaatatatttgataatGATAAATCATCACAtggtattaaaaaatttggaattatttttgtagATTGTAAGAAGCATATATCCACAAAGGGGGAATATATCAAcgaaaagttaaaaaaaagcaaaattgtAGGTTATAATACCCGTTTAGGTAAATTCGGTAATGCACAGAAGTTCTCTAATAATAACGAGgtaaaatttaaacaaaaaaatatagcagATAATAAGTGTAGCACCTTGAGCGAAAAAATAGGTAAGTTGGACAGTTTAAACGTTTCTGAATATACAGATAATAAGAGTATAGTTTCACATGTAGCAAACCCTAGTGGTATTAGCAGTGTTAGAAGTAGTAGTCATCAtcgtagtagtagtagtagtaatacgGACATTAAAAACCTTTCTAAGAGTGTCATTAGGAATTACCATAAATGTTTGATGACTAATTCGAATAACAATAGTGACGTTAAAAATGAGGGGAAAATTGAACATAACAGTGAGGGGAACCATGATAGTtgtagtaatagtagtagtagaaATGAAATCAACACAAGTCCTAAGGATATTTTTCCTAATGATACTAGAAATAGTTCCAAAAATAGAAACTGTAATAatacatgtatgcatatatttaatgaatacaattttaacatcaataatgttaaaagaaatgattcatatattaacatatctgaagaaaatattagtaatacAGAGATTATTAATAACAGCAcgaataataattacatacGAAGTAGTATCGATAACGATAATTTTAGTAGTGCacataattcttttaatagtTATCTTAAAGACAGAAACGAGGAAAACAGTATTATCTGTAGCTTCAATggtttatataatatgtgtaATAATGTTTCTCTTTATAGAATATCATCACAAAATAGTAATGATAAAACTTTAAATGTACACAATactaaaaattgttttatacGCTTAACTCCTTTGCAGAAGGGCATAAAGATAAAATCCTCAGGCAGCGATAATATAGATTCCCCAAAAGAAGAAGCAGAATACAGAGAACACAAGCTAGTTGCGCACAATAAGCAAATTGCCCTTACTGAACAAATTACGTACAATAAGCATAATACAGAAGGAAATTCCGAATTAGTAATAGGCAGTTTATCCGAATTAAAAAGCCTAAGATCGAGCACAAACTCTTTATCCAGTAGTGAGTTACTTAAAACTCCGATATTGtcaaatatagaaaataataagctttataattttgctaatattttttccaaagATATTAAAGATTTTTGTCTTTTAAAATCAAAACATAAGAGAGAAAAGATATCGAAAAAAACATTCATAATAGAAGAGACTGGAAAGAGACATAGTAATGATATTAAGTTAGTAACACACAATAGTAGTAGGTTTCATAATTTGTTATTGAATAgagatataaaaatgaataaaaatgaacatgATTTTTTAGTTGATGAATGTTTAATGAAATGTTTGAAAGAAAGTACATCAAATTTCAGAACTAATGAAGATTATGAAAGGTATTGTAATGAagacaaaatattaaacCCAGATTATATACCCCTAGAATCTAAGAAGCTTggagaaaattttttaaaaaatcagaaagacaaattttcctttttttctaatcAAAATCGTCATTATGAAACGAGTGTAAGTATTGCCGAGTGTGGAAATAGCTGttttaataatgataacagcattggtaatagtaatagaAACATGAAtagtaaaaacaataatagtgGTAATAAAGGAGGATAtgttttacataataatcctaaaacaaattatgggaataatatgaaaattaacATGTACAATAACAATAAGGATTGCATGAATAATATTACTggtaattataataacagTAGTAGTTTATacagtaataattatataaactcTATAAATAGCGAGTACTATTTGAAGAAGAATAATGAACATCATCATAGCAAtgacatttttataaaatattatgaaaaatatgctAATAAAGATAGTGATCAATAcgaagaaaagaaattaaattatacgGATTGTTATGATTTTAAAAATCCATCGCTAATAAATGGATTAAGCAGGGAAGATAGTTTCGGCTCAGACGAAGacttaaaaaatgatgaaaatgacAACCATACAGATAACGGTAATGACTTCGAAAACAGCAACAATGGAAAGaacaatgataataatgttcaggataatgataatgatatcGACCAAGATAAGGAAAATAACAATGGTCACAATGACGACCTGGATAACGACCACGACCACGACAACGACAACGAAATTGGCTTTTTAAAGGACTCGCTAAACTCTTTTGATAATTTAGAGTCTacagaaaagaaatatgaagaaatattaCGAGATTTCAATGGAAAAATTCCATTACTTCACAAAGTGCTGAAACCCTTAACAGTAAAAAATCGATCTAATAACTTTGACATTTGCCTATATTTGTTACAAAAACATGGAGGAGATTTAAacaatgaagaaaatatatgcatattgaGGGACAAAGAAATTGTTGAACATAGTGCAATATATGATGCCAAAAAAGGCtgtataaaaagtaatataactaatgtaacaaatataaaattataccaCCCCAAGTggtataacaaaaaaaaaattatcgaGAGATTAAAAGAGCAAAGTTGTTATAATCCCTTCACCATATTTGGATCAGCACCTAGCTTACTAGATTTTGATGAAGTTTTCGATAAAGatgtatataacaaatttgtTTCGAGAAATAGTCGTAAATCTCATTCattattaagaatattaGCTAAACAAAAAGTTATAAgtaatttaaatgataaaataacaGATAAAGAATGGCCGCAAGTACATgcgtatttaaaaaaaagatggaGTAAAGAAACGAATATAGAACTAAATTGGGCATGTGAtccattattatatgaaGAGTTAGAATGGTATTTAAGtacaaataatgaatatCTCAATATGACGGATAAGGTAGCTGATATTGAAGTGTGCTATTGTCCAACCTTAGATCCAAGTTCTTACTATGCATGGAACGACTCAAGAGTTATATACACaaatttatgttataataaatcaAAGGAAGATATGGACCCTAACAATTCtataaaagagaaatatatggtaaacaaaaattctgaactaaaaaataatgataagcAAGTTTCCTTTAGGAAAAGAGCAAGTGGATGCGAACATCTCATGTTTCAACAAAATGTTATGAAACAAAAGAAGTTGtcaaaaaggaagaaaaaattattaaaaaaaaaaaagaaaaaaatgcttaaggaaaaaaataaagcatttACCAATAACAATGATAATGGTAGCAATGCAGGAGGTATCTACAAAGAATCAGCGGATGGGTACGAAAacaatggaaaaaataaatattatccCCAAATGCATAATGATGATTATACAGCAAATGATCAGTACATGAATGAGTTAAAAGACGATGATAAAGAGAACAATAAAAGCTCCTATTATCCAAACATTTTTTTgacaaaaaataagaaaagtgTTTATCAAAGTAAAAATGATTATGAGGAGGAGGATGTTATTCCGATTATGACTGTAAACACATCACTATATAGAAACAAGTTggacaataaatataactgtAATAATACTGCATttgattatattaaaaacaaagacaatacaataaaattttttgcttcccccaaaaaaataaaaaaaaaaaactccattaaaaaatctattaataattcagattgtttctattttttaaattcgtCTATGATTAATTctgataatatttataacaacaataattttaatagatTCGATTCGAAGGGTTCGATGGATTGCAATAATTCCGCatctatttataataaaagtatattcaTTGCAGATAATGTAAGAAATAAGGAAGAAGTagattcaaaaaaaaaaatgtttattagCAGCACCAAGGGAAAAAACTTTGACAAAATTTCTCAAAATTTTTGTGGAGATTTGGAATATAATGAAAGTAAGTATAACAAGGATAATATATACGAATTTAAAAGTTCTACAAgtgcatataatataaataaaaaaaataattcaaacGACTTTTCTAATAACAGAAACAACTGCAATGATGGTAGTACTTTGGACTATGTCACAAggaataatgataataatattacaggaaataataataataataataatacttttaatatgATAATCCCAAGTGATACTACAGAACAGTTtcatatgaacaaaaataaaaacaattacGTACATAATAGCAATGCAAAAATGGATATATTTAgcaatataaaaatggaCGAAAcactattttataaaagcaATGAAAATGATAGTACCCGCAACAATGCTAGtggtagtagtaataatccGTATGgtgataatagtaataacatcAAAGATCATAAAGATcatagaataaatattaagaataacaacaataacagtAATGATACTGCAAAAGAATTCTTTGGTAAAAGCAATTTCATTGATATAAACTTTTATGATAGAGGACAGATGAAATTTGTCTCGAAGGACTTCAATAATTTACAAAGCGGTGAATTTTGTAGAAAtgaatttgaaaataatagaaacTTTCAAACTATGTTAACAAAACCAAATTTCTCCGAACAAAATCaagataaagaaatatataacatggaggaattaaaagaaaaatatataaatgtttgtaAAGAACAACGTAAAGATGgcgataataataattatcatttttttgagTGTAGTTATGagaaatataatgataataattatggtaatgacaataataacagtaagaTGATGGTGGAATATGTtcatcataataaaaatgctgAAGGTTACACtcaaaaggaaaataaaaaaaaaaagaaaaacgaaaatatAACTTACGAGTTTGAGAAAAATAACGAAATTATCATGAAAAATATGGGAGGTCTTATTCCAGATCATAATGTACTAAAGCTAACACAAAAGAACATTGATAGAAAAAATGTGCTAGAAGAAAAAGGTAAAAGTAATACATctttatattcaaaaaagaaGGATACTGATGTTTCTTTAAGTACTTTTAATTCCAAAAGATTAAGTAACAGCAATATTAGCGTTAATgaaaacagaaaaattagaagatacacaaaaaaaatgtgtcAAGAAGATGACAACATATCTTTCCAACAATCAGAAAAAagcaaaggaaaaaataataaggaaaGTGTTGAAACCCCTTCTAGTCAAACTAGCGAGACTTCAATGTCTAGCGCTTTCAAAATGGCTACAtctgtttttaaaaaattattttag
- the PmUG01_12036600 gene encoding conserved Plasmodium protein, unknown function, whose amino-acid sequence MNFDNFVNILYGKDVFDDENSKYIRDTIFPYLLPLVRLVNNQKEKHKYFNIFYDNNEKELLTNLHGERGDTDVEQTDIFTTDKLKVGSTELLEIQQEVLKKYVNVNPILLLSEYIVEEYRNKNKNNKITENNVY is encoded by the exons atgaattttgataattttgttaatattttatatggaaAAGATGTATTCGATGATGAGAATTCCAAGTACATCAGAGATACCATTTTCCCATATTTATTACCt TTAGTTAGATTAGTAAATAATCAAAAAGAGAAACATAAATacttcaatatattttatgataataatgaaaaggaaCTATTAACCAATTTACACGGTGAAAG GGGTGACACCGACGTAG aacAAACAGACATTTTTACCACTGATAAGTTAAAAGTAGGTTCTACAGAACTGCTTGAAATCCAGCAAGaa GTTTTGaagaaatatgtaaatgtcAACCCAATCTTATTACTAAGTGAATACATTGTAGAAGAATAcagaaacaaaaataaaaacaataaaataacagaaaataacgtttattaa
- the PmUG01_12036700 gene encoding ribose-phosphate pyrophosphokinase, putative — MINKFYNSCSRKLYKHKDKLLRHFFSKNETVNIYQNNFHKSLHFVYENSNHNKFNEYPVLYNEQKRHNDKKSNYKTEIVIFANILGISVPSKKDENIENKITNIKKNEFILINNNNNKKNANSQESRNLIGTDDAFLEKNKKKPKDDKYEYYQELSEYSNMQIFSSNSHHELANEICSNLGISLGRAYVGKYSDGEIALQIMDEVRGRDIYIIHSTPSGGKDVHSRLMELFLFISTLRRSSAKKVTAVIPYLNYSRQTNHLDDYNYVHSLGAPEIAILLQACGVDSIISVDLHNPRIEGFSTHEKLFQPSLMNINPQSLAVEYLKKKKLQNPVIVSIDNEGAERTKEFWIRMKKHSINAGFTTLVSSSYDEINSREGHPSNNRNEPNNVSSNKHKNIPYTDKKKNNISFNIPENKSIDKKNINIYEKEKFTIVGDIKNCDCILIDDILDTGEKSKKVASLLKNAGARKIYLYATHAILSDGCIEKINESCIDEVVTTNTIHIPSNICCEKLHILSVAKLVAEGIKRVHNEYSQNAMEDFSDGQVEMKA; from the coding sequence AtgattaataaattttataatagttGCTCTCGGAAGCTTTATAAACATAAAGACAAATTACTAAGACActtttttagtaaaaatgaaacagTAAACATTTaccaaaataattttcataagaGTTTACACTTTGTATATGAAAATTCAAACCACAAcaaatttaatgaatatccagtattatataatgaacaaaAGAGACACAATgacaaaaaaagtaattacaAAACAGAAATTGTTATATTTGCAAATATATTGGGGATAAGTGTACCTTCAAAGAAGgatgaaaatattgaaaataaaattacaaatataaaaaaaaatgaatttattttaataaataataataataataaaaagaatgctAATTCTCAAGAGTCTCGTAACTTAATTGGGACAGATGATGCATTCCTAGAAAAGAATAAGAAGAAACCAAAAGatgataaatatgaatattacCAAGAATTAAGTGAATATAGTaatatgcaaatattttCTAGTAATAGTCATCATGAATTAGCGAATGAAATATGTTCCAATTTAGGAATAAGTTTGGGCAGAGCATATGTTGGAAAATATAGTGATGGGGAAATAGCCCTTCAAATAATGGATGAAGTTAGAGGGCgagatatttatataattcattctACACCATCAGGTGGTAAAGATGTTCATTCTCGTTTAatggaattatttttatttatttcaacATTAAGGAGATCATCTGCGAAAAAAGTTACAGCTGTTATACCCTATTTAAACTATTCAAGACAAACAAACCATTTAGATGACtataattatgtacattCATTGGGTGCTCCTGAAATAGCAATTTTGTTGCAAGCTTGTGGTGTTGATTCAATTATTTCTGTTGACTTACACAATCCGAGAATTGAAGGATTTTCTACGCATGAAAAACTTTTTCAACCGTCCCTTATGAATATTAACCCACAATCATTAGCTgtagaatatttaaaaaaaaaaaaacttcaaAACCCAGTTATTGTTTCTATTGACAATGAAGGCGCAGAGAGAACAAAAGAATTTTGGATTCGAATGAAAAAGCATTCAATTAATGCAGGGTTTACTACCCTTGTCTCTAGTTCTtatgatgaaataaataGTAGGGAAGGACACCCAAGTAATAATAGAAATGAACCAAATAATGTTTCCAGTAACAAGCATAAGAACATACCTTAtacagataaaaaaaaaaataatatttcatttaacataccagaaaataaaagcatcgataaaaaaaatataaatatatacgaaaaagagaaatttaCAATAGTTGgagatattaaaaattgtgACTGTATTTTAATAGATGATATTCTTGATACAGGTGAGAAATCTAAAAAAGTTGCTTCTCTTTTAAAAAACGCTGGAGccagaaaaatatatctttatgcCACCCATGCTATACTTTCTGATGGTTGCATTGAAAAGATTAACGAATCATGTATTGATGAAGTTGTAACCACAAATACCATACATATTCCAAGCAATATATGTTGtgaaaaattacatattttgtCAGTTGCTAAATTAGTAGCTGAAGGAATTAAAAGAGTTCACAATGAATATTCACAGAATGCAATGGAAGATTTCTCAGATGGGCAAGTGGAAATGAAGGcataa